The DNA window GGACACGTACGTTCCGGCGTACTTTGCGCCGGGCGAGTCACACTTCTGCGCCCAAGCCGTGTTCCACCACTGCGTGTAGCAGTTGAAAACCGGGCTTGACGTGCCGGCGGCGAAGGCGGGACTCGTTACCATCACACCGGCGGTGCCAGCGGCAAGCAGGCCGAGCGTAGCTGCCTGCGCTGCTCGCTTTCCAAGGCGACGGGATCGCATCGGGTGCTGAGGGTTGCTCCCTAACCTCCATGGATCGGCGCTGGTGGGGAGCCACACCATTGCACGATCCAATGGGCGCCATCCCCGTCTTGGCGAGAACCGATAATAGTGATCGATCGACGTCACGGCAAGTGGTGGCGCCGGTACCTTCGGTTGCGTGGTGCTGGTGTATGGTCGCATGTGGACAGTGCGCCCCTGGTGCTTGTTCTAAGCGGCAGGGCGGTCCGCGGGCTGGGGCTGGGGCTGGGCCGGCCGGGTCGGCGACTCCGTGCGGCCGAACGCGTCGTCCAGACTTCCGCCGGGTCCAACGGTTGGAGTCTTGACCGTCGCCGCGTTCGGGCCGCCCGCGCTGTTCATCCACGTGCCGTTTCCGACCCCGCCGCCCACCTGAGCGCTCGCCGGCCAGGCCTGCGTCACCTCGTCGAGCCGAAGCCGCTTGCCGCCGGTCGGTCAGGCGGGCCCATCCGGCGTCGGGGTCCATGCGCCCGGCGGACGGGGGGACAGCTCTCGCCAGCCGTCCGTTCCGGCGAGCAGCGCGCGCACGGTCTCCTCCGCCTCCTCCACGCTGTCGTACTCGTAGAAGCGGGAGACCCCCTCGGCGCCGCCGGCCCGCTGCTCGACGTGCCACCGGTCGGCGTCCACCCGGAGGAAGACGTCCCGCCGGGCCAGCCGCCCCCACCTGCCGTTCCACCAGTGCCTGCGCTGCTCCATGCCCGGACTCTATCGAACAGGTGTACGACGCGGAGCGGCCCCCGCGGGAATCCCACAGGGGCCACTGTGCCGGGGCGCGTCAGCGCGGGGCGGGCGGCTCCGCACGGCGGCCGAGCACGTCGTCCAGCGCGCCGCGCTGCTGGCCGGGGGTGGCGTGACCGGCGGCGACCAGGGCGTCCCGGATCTCGGTCAGCAGCTTGACCTCCTCGCTCGGCGCCTTCGGCGGCGGCTCCTCGCCCCGCTGCCGCCGCTCGGCCAGCTTGTTCATCGGGAAGACCACCAGGAAATAGAGCACCGCGGCGGTGAGCAGGAAGGTCACCAGCGCATTGAGGAACTGCCCCCATTCGAGATAGTTGCCCGTGCTCAGCTTGACGCGTGCTCCGGGGCCCGCAGGGGTGGCGCCAACCAGCTTGATCACTGGCTGCAGGAACGAATTTGTGAACGCCGTGACCACCCCCGTGAACGCGGCGCCGATGACGACGCCGACCGCGAGGTCGACGACGTTCCCGCGCATGATGAAGTCCTTGAAGCCCTTGAGCATCCGTACTCCCGTGCTGTCCGGTTTACCGTCCCGAGCAACCTATGCCCGGGAGGCCGGCTCCAGGAAAGCACCGGCCTCCCGGGCCGCCCCGGCCGGGTCGCCGGCGCGGATCGCGGCGATCAGCCGGTCGTGGTCGACGTACCGCTCGGGTTCCAGCGCGTCGCCCATCGCGTGCGCGACCGTGCTGCGCAGCGCCGCGCCGACCGAGGCGTACAGCTCGGCGAGCATGCCGTTGTGCGCGGCGGCCACCACGGCCGTGTGCAGCGCCGCGTCGACCTCGACGAACTCGTCGACCCGGCCGGCGCGCCAGGCGGCCTCCCGGGCATCGAGCGCGGCGTCGAGCGCCGCCAGGTCCTCGGGCGTACGCCGCAGCGCCGCCAGCCGGGCCGCCTCCACCTCGAACGCCCGGCGGACCTCGATCACCTCGGCCATCCGGTCGTCGATGAGCCGGCGGGCCACCACGGGGGCCAGCTCGTCGGTCGACACCACGTACGTCCCGGAGCCCTGACGGCACTCCAGCACCCCGGCGTGCACCAGGGCGCGCACCGCCTCCCGGACGGTGTTGCGCCCGACGCCGAGCGCGGCGACGAGCTGCGGCTCGGTCGGGATGCGCCCGCCGACCGGCCACTCGCCGCCGAGGATGCGGGCCCGGAGCTGCTCGATGGTCTGCCGGACCCGGTGGCCGCGGGGCGGCACGGGGGCGGAACCCACGGAATCCACGGACGGTGTCACTGGTTACATCTCCTGACCAAAATTCATCCCATGATTGTAGGTTCGAGGTCATGACCCCGCCACCGACAGCCTTCGTCGACCCCGCCACCGCCACCGACCGTCCCGTGCCCACCGCCGACGTGACCCCCGGCCCGGCCCCGAGGCCACCCCCGCCCCGGTGGCGGGGGCGACGCCGGCAGCCGCGCCCGTCCGGGGTGGCCTGCTCGTGCTCGTCGGCATGCTGCTGGTCGCGCTGAACCTGCGCGCGGCCGTCACCAGCCTCGGCGCCCTGCTCGACGAGGTGCGTACCGGGCTGGCGCTGTCGGGGACGGTGGCCGGGTTCGTCACCACCCTGCCGACGATCGCGTTCGCCGGCCTGGGCGCGCTCACCCCGTGGCTGGTCCGCCGGTTCGCCCCGGCCCGGGTGCTGGTGGTCGCCATGCTGGCACTGGCCGCCGGGCAGGCGCTGCGGGTGGCCACCGACTCGGCGGCGGTCTTCCTGATCACCAGCGCGCTCGCGCTGGCCGGCATCGCGGTGGCGAACATCCTGCTGCCGATGCTGGTCAAGCAGTACTTCCCGCACCGCACCGGGCTGGTCACCGGGGCGTACACGATGGCCCTGACCCTGGGGACGGCGGTGGCCGCCGCGTCGGCGGTGCCGGTGGCGCACGCGTTCGGCTCGTGGCGGGCCGGGCTCGGGGTCTGGGCCGGGCTGGCCGCGCTGGCCGTACTGCCGTGGGTGCCGCTGGCGCTGCGGGCCCGCGCCGCGCGGCGTAGCCGGGCCCGGACGGAGGCCGCCGCCGCGCCGGCCCGGATCCGGCCGGGACGGACCCGGCTCGGCTGGGCGATGGCGGTCTACTTCGGCGCGCAGTCGCTGAGCGGGTACGCGATCATGGGCTGGCTGGCGCAGCTCTTCCGGGACGCCGGCTTCCAGCCGCAGACGGCGGGGCTGCTCCTCGCCGGGGTGACGGCCCTCGGCGTGCCGGTGGCGCTGCTGATGCCGGCGCTCGCCGGCCGGCTGCGCACGCTGAGCCCGCTCGTGCTCGGGCTGACCGCCGCCTCCACGGTGTCCTACCTCGGGCTGGCGCTCGCGCCGCACGACGCGGCGCTGCTCTGGGTCGCCCTGCTCGCCCTCGGTCAGGGTGCGTTCCCGCTGGTCCTCACCACCATCGGGCTGCGGGCCCGGACGGCGGAGGGGACGGTGGCGCTGTCCGCCTTCGCGCAGAGCACCGGGTATCTGATCGCGGCGCTCGGCCCGCTGCTCGTCGGCGTCCTCTACGAGGCCACCGGCGGCTGGACGGCGCCGATCGGGTTCCTGCTCGCCGCCCTCGCCGTGCAGACGGCGGCGGGGCTGGTGATCGCCCGTCCCCGGTTCGTCGAGGACGAGCGCTGAGCGTGGGTCAGGAGGAGGCCGGCGTGGGGTCGCCCGCGACGGCCTGCTCGACCGTCGGGTACGTCTGCAGCACCTCGACCAGCCCGCTGACCTCGAGGATGCGCAGCACGCCGCGCTGCGGGGCGGCCAGCCGGACGACGCCGCCGGCCTCGTCGCAGCTGTTCTTGGCCCGCACGAACACGGACAGCCCGGTCGAGTCGCAGAACGAGACGTCCGACAGGTCGAAGACGAGGCGGCTGCGACCCTTGTCGAGCAGATCCGTGATCTGGTCCTGTAGCTGCGGTGCCGTCGCCATGTCGAGCTCGCCCGCGACCGACACGACGACCACGTCGCCGCGCTGTTCCGTGTGCACCGTCAGGGACATTCGGACCTCCTGTTATTCGGAGGAACCGTATCCCACAACGGGGGTGTGCCGCAGAACGGGCGCGGTACCGGTGCTCGACGCCATGCCGTTGCCGCATGACAAGTAGTTGGCCGCTACCCGGTGGTAGAGTCCGGCCGATCCAGGTCCGAGGAGGTTTGCCGTGGCGTTGAGCACGGAGGAAAGTAGCCGGCTCACCAGGCTGCTCAACGAGCACGCCGAGCGGATCACGCAGCGCTGGACGGAGCTCGTCGCCGCGTCCCTGCGCGGCCGGCTGAGCCAGGGGGAGCTGCGCCGCCAGGTGCAGGAGCTGCACCGGAGCATGGTCGACACCGGCGAGAGCGGCGCGTTCGACCTGGACGCGGAGTCCGGCGGGGAGCTGCGCGCGGTGCTGGCCGAGCTGTCCCGGGGCCGGGCCCGGCAGGGGTTCAGCGCCACGGAGACGGCCGTCAGCGTGTACGCCCTCAAGGACGTCCTCCGCGAGCTGCTGGAGGTCGGGACGAACCGTGACACCCTCCGCGACTACGTGGCCTTCTCCTCGCTCATCGACCAGATGGGCCTGTTCACCTTCGAGAGCTACGTGCGGGCCCGGGAGGGCCTGATCGCCGACCAGGCCGAGCAGCTGCTCGAACTCTCCACCCCGGTCGTCAAGATCTGGGAGGGGGTGGTGGCCGTCCCGCTGGTCGGCACGCTCGACTCGGCCCGCGCCCAGGTCGTGATGGAGCGGCTGCTCCAGACCCTGGTCGACACCAGCTCGCCGTACGCGATCATCGACATCACCGGCGTGCCGGCGGTGGACACCCAGGTGGCCCAGCACATCCTGAAGACGGTGGTGGCGGCCCGGCTGATGGGCGCCGACTGCATCATCTCCGGCATCCGGCCGCAGATCGCCCAGACCATCGTGGCGCTCGGCATCGAGTTCGGGGACATCGCGACCAAGGCCAGCCTCGCCGACGCGCTGCGGCACGTGTTGCGGCTGAACGGCGTGGAGACCACCCGCGCCGCCGCCCGCCGCCAGCCGCGGCGGGAGTCCTGATGGAGCGCGTGCCGGTCCTGAAGATCGGTGACATCCTGCTCGTCTCGATCCAGGTCGACATGTCCGACCAGACGGCCCTCCAGCTCCAGGAGGACCTGGCCGAGCGGATCGTCGCCACCGGCTGCGACGGCGTGATCATCGACATCACCGCGCTGGACATCGTCGACTCGTTCGTCGGCCGGATGCTGTCCACCATCGCGTCGATCTCCAGGGTCCTGGACGCCGAGACGGTCGTGGTCGGGATGCGTCCCGCCGTCGCCATCACGCTGGTCGAGCTCGGCCTGTCGCTGAACGGCATCCGTACGGCCCTGAACGTCGAGCGGGGCATGGAGCTGCTCGCGGCGGCGCGGGCCGACGAGTACGGCCACGACGACGAGGCGGACGAACCGGACGACGAGACGACGGCCACGAGATGACCGCCGGAGTCGACCTGGGCCACCCGCAGGCGCAGGCGATCCAGAGTGACGAGGACGTGGTGCGGGTCCGTCAGCTGGTGCGGACGGTGGCGGTGGCGGCCCGGCTCTCCCTGGTCGACCAGACCAAGCTGGTCACCGCCGCCAGCGAGCTGGCCCGCAACACCCTGGTCTACGGCGGGGGCGGCACCGCCGAGGTGACGACCGTGGACAACGGGCTGCGGCGCGGGGTGCGCATCGTCTTCGCCGACGCCGGCCCCGGCATCGCCGACCTCGACCTTGCCCTCACCGACGGCTACACCACCGGCGGCGGGCTGGGACTCGGGCTCAGCGGCGCCCGTCGGCTGGTCGACGAGTTCGAGATCGACACCGAGCCGGGCCGGGGCACCCGGGTCACCGTCACCAAGTGGTCGCGATGACCGCCGACCCCGTGTCCGACCACGGGCTCTGGTTCCGGGTCGAGAGCGGCAGCGCGGCGAGCGCCGTACGACGGGCCGCCGAGCGGCTGGGCCGGCAGCTCGACATCGGTGATCCCCGCATCGCCGACCTGGCCATCGTCGCGGCCGAGCTGACCAGCAACCTGGTCAAGTACGCCGAGGACGGGACGCTGTTGCTGCGCCCGGTGCGCCGGGCCGGCCGGGCCGGCGTGGAGCTGGTGACGATCGACTCCGGGCCGGGCATGGCCGACCTCACCCTCTCCTCCCGGGACGGGCACTCCACCGCCGGCACGCTCGGCATCGGGCTCGGCTCGATCATGCGGCAGACCGACTGGTTCGACGGCTACTCGACGCCGGGCCGGGGAACCGTCCTCGCCGTGCGGGTCTGGCCGAGGGGCGCTCACCCGGCGTCGTCCTGGGCCGAGGGGCTGAGCCGGCCGCTCACCGGCGAGTCGGTCAGCGGCGACGGGTACGCCGTCCGGGTGGCCGAGGGACGGCACCAGGTGCTGGTCTGCGACGGCCTGGGCCACGGCCCGCTCGCCGCGCTCGCCACGGAGGCGGCGCAGGCCGCCTTCCGGGCCGCCCCGGCCGCGCCGCCGGACGAGGTGGTGCGCCACCTGCACCGCTCGATGTCGCACACCCGGGGCGCCGCGCTCGCGGTAGCCGAACTGGACGTGTACGCCGGGCTGCTCCGGTACGCCGGCCTCGGCAACATCGCCGCCTCCGTCGTCGCCGTTGGCGAGCGGCGGCGCCGCCTGGTCTCCCTGCCCGGGATCGCCGGCCACCAGCGCCCGACCGTGCGCGCGTACGACTACCCGTTCCCGCCTGGCGCGTCCCTCGTGATGCACAGTGACGGGGTGTCGGACCGCTGGCAGCTCGACGACTACCCGGGGTTGGCGGGGCGCGGCGCGCTGGTGGTGGCCGCGACCCTGTTGCGCGACGCCGGGCTGCGCCGCGACGACGCCTGCGTCCTGGTCGCCCGAGCGCCGTCATGACCACGCCCGTCCCCGTCGACCCGCTGCTGCTGCGCATGACGCTGCGGATCGAGCACGACATCTTCCTCGTCCGGCAGCGGGGCCGGGAGGTCGCCGCAGCGGTCGGGCTGGAGCACCAGGACCAGGTCCGGCTGGCCACCGCCCTCAGCGAGGTGGCCCGGGACCTGCTGGGCGTCGCCGGCGGGGCGGACGTGACCTTCGTTGCCGTCCTCCACCAGCCCGGGCCGCCCAGCCTGCGGGTGGACCTGGCCCCGCTGCGCCCGTTGCCCGACGGCCGGTACGAGCCGCGGTCGGGCGCGGTGGCGCGACTGGTGGACATGCTGGGCGTCGTGGACCGGAGGGGCGATACGGTCGTGAGGATGTCCCGCCGTGTCCCGCCCAGCGCGTCGGCGCTGACCCCGGAGCGACTCGCCGAGCTGCGTGCCCAGCTCGGCAGGACCGCCCCGGGCAGCGCCCTGGACGAGCTGGCCCTCCAGAACCAGCAGCTCGTCGCCGCCCTCGACGAGGTGCGCAGCCAGCGGGACGAGTTGGCCGTGCTCAACGAGGAACTCCAGGAGACCAACCGGGGCGTGCTGGCCCTCTACAACCAGCTCACCGAGGAGCTGGAGGAGACCAACCGGGGCGTGGTGGCCCTCTACGCGGAGCTGGACGAGAAGTCCGCCCAGCTCCGGTCGGCCAGCGAGGCGAAGAGCCGGTTCCTGGCCAACGTCAGCCACGAGCTGCGCGCCCCGGTGACCGCGATCATCGGGCTGACCCGGCTGCTGGCCGACTCCGCGTCCGATCCGCTCACGGCCGAGCAGACCCGCCAGGTCGGGCTCGTCCGATCCTCGGCCACCGACCTGCTCAGCCTGGTCAACGAGCTGCTCGACCTGACCAAGGCCGAGTCCGGGCGGCTTGAGCCAGACTGGGCCGAGGTGGACCTGCGGGCCGTGTTCGGCCAGCTCCGCGGCACGTTGCGGGCGCTGGCCAAGCCGGGCGTGGAACTGGTCGTCGAGGAGCCGCCGGCGCCGGGGACGCTCCGTTCCGACGAGGTGCTGCTCGCCCAGGTGCTGCGCAACCTGCTGCACAACGGGCTGAAGTTCACCGAGCGCGGGGAGGTCCGGCTGCGGGCGGAGGTCCGCGAGGGGTGGTGGCGACTGTCGGTCTCCGACACCGGTATCGGCATCGACCCGGAGCAGCACGAGCGGATCTTCGAGGAGTTCTACCAGGTGCCGGGGAGCAGCCGACCCGGTGGCACGGGCCTGGGCCTGCCGTACGCCCGGCGGGTGGTACGCCTGCTCGGCGGCACCCTTGAGCTGGACAGCGAGCCGGGCCGGGGCAGCACCTTCAGGGCGATCCTGCCGACAGGCGGAGCGTGACGGTGGAGGGCCGCGCGGCGACCGTGCTGGTGGTCGACGACAGCAGCGCCAAGCGGTACCTGCTGGTGAGCTGGCTCGGCCGGGCGGGGTTCGCGACGCTGGAGGCGGAGACCGGCGGCGAGGCGCTGGCCCGGATCGGGGTGGACCCGATCGACCTGGTCGTGCTCGACGTACGGCTGCCCGACCTGAGCGGGTACGAGGTCTGCGAGCGGATCAAGACGGACCACCCCGCGACCCCGGTGATCCACGTCTCCGCGCACGCCGTCGACGCGGCGGACCGCACCCAGGGGCTGACCCGGGGCGCGGACGCGTACCTGGCCGAGCCGATCGAGCCGGAGGAACTAATCGCCACCGTCGGGGCGGTGCTGCGCTACTACCAGGCTCGGCAGCGGGCCGAGCTGCTCGCCGACCGGCTCACCAAACTTGCCCGGACCACCCTGGCGGTCAACTCGGCGCCGAGCTTCCCGCAGCTGATGACCGCCGCGGCGACCGGCGCCGCCGACATGTTCGGCACGCCGGCCGTGGTGTTGGCCGAGACGATCGACGGCATGTCCCTGGCCGCGACGACCAGCGGCCCGGGTGCGGTCCCGGTGCTGCGTCCCTGGCCGTTGGAGGAGGACGACGTGCCGATCGGGTCGACCCTGCGCGAGGGGGTGGACCCGGCCGAGTGGCCGATGCACGACTGGGAGGGGGAGAAGGAGCTGGCGGTCGGCGTCGCCCGGCCGCGCGCCGACCGTCCCCCGATCTACGTGGCGGTGCCGCCCCGGGCGCTGGTCGAGGAGGCGCCGGTGGTGCGCCAGCTCGCCCAGGCCGTGGCCGCGGCGGTGGAGGCGCAACGGTCGCTGCACGAGGAGCACCGGATCGCGGTGACCCTGCAACGCAGCCTGCTGCCCCGCCGGCTGCCGCAGGTGGCCGGGCTGGACCTTGCCGTCCGGTACGAGCCGGCGAGCGCCCAGACCGAGGTCGGCGGGGACTTCTACGAGCTGGTGATGCTCGGCGACGAGCTGCTGGTGGCGATCGGCGACGTGGCCGGCCATTCGCTGCACGCCGCGACGGTGATGGCCGAGCTGCGGCACGCCGTGCGGGCGTACGCGATCGAGGGGCACCAGCCCGGGGCGATCCTGAATCGGGTCGACGAGCTGATGCGGGCCCTGCTCCCGGGCGAGCTGGCGACGGTCTGCGTGCTGCTGCTGCACCCCGGCACCGGCCGGATCCGACTGGCCAGCGCCGGGCACCTGCCGCCGCTGCTGACCCGGGACGGCGAGGTGGAGTACGTCCAGCACACCGCCCCGCTGCTCGGCGTCCGGGCGGAGCGCCCCGCCGACCTGGAGTTCGTCCTGCCGGCGGGGGCGACGCTGGTGTTCTACACCGACGGGTTGATCGAGCGCCGCGACGCGACCATCGACGACGGGCTGGCCGCGCTGGCCCGCTGCGCGCGGCGGGTGGACGACGACCTGGACGCGTACTGCCAGCGGCTGGTGGTCGAGCTGGCCCCGACGGAGATCCACGACGATGTCGCGGTCGTCGCCGTCCGCCGCCGGTAAGCAGGTAAAAGCCTCTTCTGACACGCGGGCCCGCTGGTTCACACCGTGCTGATTGGACGGTTACCGTGGGCGTGGCCACCGCGTGCACGGCCGACGCGCCGAGGCCGCCATCCCCGCACGTCCGACCGGTACGGAGGCTGTCCGTGGAACTGTCGCCCATGCTCGAACACTTCGCCGAGGAGTTGCGGCTGGCCCGGGCGGTCGCCGGGCTGTCCCAGGCGGCCCTGGCCGAGGCGGTCAGCTACTCGGCGGCGCTGGTCGCCAAGATCGAGCAGGGGGACCGCCGGCCGAGCGCCGACTTCGCCCGCCGCTGCGACACCGTGCTCGGCACGGAGGGCCGCCTCGCCCGCATCCAGCGCCGGATCAGCCGCGAGTCGGTGGTGCCGTACTTCCGCGAGTACGCCGGGATCGAGGAGGAGGCGGTCGCGCTGCGCGGGTACGAGCCGCTCTACGTCCCGGGCCTGCTCCAGACCGAGGCGTACGCCCGCGCGGTCCTTTCTGGAAGCGGACTGCTCTCGGCCGAGGAGGTCGAGCGGCAGGTGGCCGCCCGGCTGGAGCGGCAGGAGATGCTGACCCGGGAGCACGCGCCGACACTGACCGTGGTGCTCGACGAGTCGGTGCTGCGCCGCACGGTCGGCAGCCCGGAGACCATGCGGGAGCAGGCGCGGCACCTGGCCAAGGTCGGGGAGTCGCTGCCCCGGGTGCGCATCCACGTGGTGCCGCTCGCCGTGGGCGCCTACGCCGGGCTCGAAGGCCCGTTCGTGATCGCCACGCCCCCGGTCGGGGAGGATATCGTCTATGTCGAGGATCAGCTCGGCGGGAAGGTGACGGACCGCCCCGAGGATCTGCGCCGGATCGTCGCCGTCTGGGAGTCGATCCGTGGTGAGGCGCTGCCCCACCAGCAGTCGATCGAGCTGATCACGCGGATGACGGAGGCGGAGACGTGGACCTGACCGGCGTGAGCGCGGGCGGCGTGGACCTGACGGATGCCCGGTGGCGCACCAGCAGCCGGAGCAACGGTACGGGCGGCAACTGCGTCGAGGTGGCCGGCAACCTGCCGGGCGTGGTGGCCGTACGCGACTCGAAGGACCGCGGCGGGCCGGTGCTGGCCTTCCGGCCGGCGGCCTGGCGGGCCTTCGTCAACCAGTTCGACCGCTGACCGAGCGCGCGTACGCGGCCGGGGAGACCCCGGTCGCTGCGGTGAACTCGCGGACCAGGTGGGCCTGGTCGGCGTAACCCAGGTCGGCGGCGAGCCGCGCCCAGTCGACCGGCCCGCCGGCGGCCTGCTCGATCGCCTCCTGCACCCGGTACCGCCGGATCACCCACTTCGGCCCGACGCCCACGTGGTCGAGGAAGAGGCGTTGCAGCCGGCGTACCGAAAGATCGTGCCGGCGGGCCAGGTCGGCGACCCGCAGCAGCCCCCGGTCGACGCGGATCTCCTCGGCCAGCGCCGTCGCCTCCGTCGCGGCCGGGTCGGGCCGCGGGTCCCAGGCGAGCAGCAGCGCGTCCAGGGTGGCGCGGCGCTCGTCGTCCGTACCCGCGCAGGCCTGCCGGCCCGCGACGAGGCCGGCGGGCACCGGGCGGCGCCGGCCGGTCAGCTCGGCGACGGGCCGCCGCCAGAACGGCCGGAACGCGCCCGGGCGGAACTGCACCCCGCTGACCCGGCCGGTGCCGGCCAGGGTGACCCGGAACAGCTCCCGCCCGACCCCGGCCACCTCGGCGGTTTGCGGGCCGGCGCCGACTCGCTGGAACACCAGGTTGACGGCCGGGTGCGGCAACACCCGCTGCTCGAAGGGCTCGGCCAGCTCCCAGTCGATCAGCCAGTAGTGCTCGACGTACGGCCGCAGCGCGACGGCGGGCAGCCACCGCCGGAAGCGGACCTCGCGCCGCAGCCGGCCGGGGTCGAGGATGCCCCGGCTGTCCGCGCGCGGTTCGTGTCGCATTTCTTCAAGACCACCCGTTTACGCTGCCCTTATGGCCACGAAGACTAGCGATCTGCTGGCGGCCGCCGCGCCGCGTACCGTCGCGGTGGTCCGCGCGATCACCGACGACCAGCTCGACCTGCCCACCCCCTGCGTGGAGTACACCGTCCGGGAACTGCTCAACCACCTCTACCAGGTGGTGGTCAACTTCCAGTCGCTGGCCGCGCGGCAGGCGGTGGACTGGTCGGAGAAGCCGGACTACCTGACCGACGGCTGGCGGGAGCGGTTCGCCGCCGAGACCGAACGGCTCGTCGAGGCGTGGGCGGACCCGGCCGCCGAGGAGGGCGTGTCGCCCGGCATGGGGCTGCCGCAGCAGACCGTCGGCGCGATGGCGCTGGCGGACCTCACCGTGCACGGATGGGACCTGGCCCGGGCCACCGGCCAGCCGTACGACGCCGAGCCGGCCGCGACGGACACGCTGCACGGCTTCATGGACGCGATGGGCGACACGGGCCAGAAGATGGGCGCCTTCGGCGCGCCGGTGGACGCTCCGCCGGACGCCACCCCGCTCGACCGGATCCTCGCCCGGATGGGCCGCCACCCGGGTTGGACTCCCCGAGACTGAGACCGGAGCGAATGGCCTGACGGGCGTAACTCCGCAGCCGGCGGTGATGCTGCTGCGACCGGGAGCCCGGCACCGGGCCCCGGGGCCACCAGCCCCAGGCGTCGCCAGCGGGAGACCAGCAGATGCAGCACCAACCGGCCGGGCGGTCCGCGATCGACTCGTACGGTCCCACAACGGGTCATCAGCCATGATGGAACAACGGGCACGGACACTCCTGGCGATCACGAGCCGTAAGCTAGGCGTAAGCAGCTTCATGATCATGGTTGTCCGTGCCCGCCTCGTATCTGGGGCAGCGCGTCTGACCTATTTGCGCGGGCTCTTACGCGGAATGGCTCATTGCGTCCGGGGATTTACGAGGAGGCGTTCGGCCCGATCGAAATATTCGGCTCATCGCGTCGGCGGACATCGGCCACTTCACGCTCCGCCGAGGCTGCCCCCGCCGTCAACGCGCAGCGTCTGGCCGGTGATGTAGCCGGCCTCGTCCGACAGCAGGAACGCGATCGCGGCGGCGATCTCCTCCGGGCGGC is part of the Micromonospora olivasterospora genome and encodes:
- a CDS encoding sensor histidine kinase, translated to MTTPVPVDPLLLRMTLRIEHDIFLVRQRGREVAAAVGLEHQDQVRLATALSEVARDLLGVAGGADVTFVAVLHQPGPPSLRVDLAPLRPLPDGRYEPRSGAVARLVDMLGVVDRRGDTVVRMSRRVPPSASALTPERLAELRAQLGRTAPGSALDELALQNQQLVAALDEVRSQRDELAVLNEELQETNRGVLALYNQLTEELEETNRGVVALYAELDEKSAQLRSASEAKSRFLANVSHELRAPVTAIIGLTRLLADSASDPLTAEQTRQVGLVRSSATDLLSLVNELLDLTKAESGRLEPDWAEVDLRAVFGQLRGTLRALAKPGVELVVEEPPAPGTLRSDEVLLAQVLRNLLHNGLKFTERGEVRLRAEVREGWWRLSVSDTGIGIDPEQHERIFEEFYQVPGSSRPGGTGLGLPYARRVVRLLGGTLELDSEPGRGSTFRAILPTGGA
- the mscL gene encoding large conductance mechanosensitive channel protein MscL — protein: MLKGFKDFIMRGNVVDLAVGVVIGAAFTGVVTAFTNSFLQPVIKLVGATPAGPGARVKLSTGNYLEWGQFLNALVTFLLTAAVLYFLVVFPMNKLAERRQRGEEPPPKAPSEEVKLLTEIRDALVAAGHATPGQQRGALDDVLGRRAEPPAPR
- a CDS encoding STAS domain-containing protein, which encodes MERVPVLKIGDILLVSIQVDMSDQTALQLQEDLAERIVATGCDGVIIDITALDIVDSFVGRMLSTIASISRVLDAETVVVGMRPAVAITLVELGLSLNGIRTALNVERGMELLAAARADEYGHDDEADEPDDETTATR
- a CDS encoding MFS transporter — translated: MLLVALNLRAAVTSLGALLDEVRTGLALSGTVAGFVTTLPTIAFAGLGALTPWLVRRFAPARVLVVAMLALAAGQALRVATDSAAVFLITSALALAGIAVANILLPMLVKQYFPHRTGLVTGAYTMALTLGTAVAAASAVPVAHAFGSWRAGLGVWAGLAALAVLPWVPLALRARAARRSRARTEAAAAPARIRPGRTRLGWAMAVYFGAQSLSGYAIMGWLAQLFRDAGFQPQTAGLLLAGVTALGVPVALLMPALAGRLRTLSPLVLGLTAASTVSYLGLALAPHDAALLWVALLALGQGAFPLVLTTIGLRARTAEGTVALSAFAQSTGYLIAALGPLLVGVLYEATGGWTAPIGFLLAALAVQTAAGLVIARPRFVEDER
- a CDS encoding FadR/GntR family transcriptional regulator, translated to MTPSVDSVGSAPVPPRGHRVRQTIEQLRARILGGEWPVGGRIPTEPQLVAALGVGRNTVREAVRALVHAGVLECRQGSGTYVVSTDELAPVVARRLIDDRMAEVIEVRRAFEVEAARLAALRRTPEDLAALDAALDAREAAWRAGRVDEFVEVDAALHTAVVAAAHNGMLAELYASVGAALRSTVAHAMGDALEPERYVDHDRLIAAIRAGDPAGAAREAGAFLEPASRA
- a CDS encoding ATP-binding protein, whose translation is MTAGVDLGHPQAQAIQSDEDVVRVRQLVRTVAVAARLSLVDQTKLVTAASELARNTLVYGGGGTAEVTTVDNGLRRGVRIVFADAGPGIADLDLALTDGYTTGGGLGLGLSGARRLVDEFEIDTEPGRGTRVTVTKWSR
- a CDS encoding SpoIIE family protein phosphatase, whose amino-acid sequence is MTADPVSDHGLWFRVESGSAASAVRRAAERLGRQLDIGDPRIADLAIVAAELTSNLVKYAEDGTLLLRPVRRAGRAGVELVTIDSGPGMADLTLSSRDGHSTAGTLGIGLGSIMRQTDWFDGYSTPGRGTVLAVRVWPRGAHPASSWAEGLSRPLTGESVSGDGYAVRVAEGRHQVLVCDGLGHGPLAALATEAAQAAFRAAPAAPPDEVVRHLHRSMSHTRGAALAVAELDVYAGLLRYAGLGNIAASVVAVGERRRRLVSLPGIAGHQRPTVRAYDYPFPPGASLVMHSDGVSDRWQLDDYPGLAGRGALVVAATLLRDAGLRRDDACVLVARAPS
- a CDS encoding STAS domain-containing protein codes for the protein MALSTEESSRLTRLLNEHAERITQRWTELVAASLRGRLSQGELRRQVQELHRSMVDTGESGAFDLDAESGGELRAVLAELSRGRARQGFSATETAVSVYALKDVLRELLEVGTNRDTLRDYVAFSSLIDQMGLFTFESYVRAREGLIADQAEQLLELSTPVVKIWEGVVAVPLVGTLDSARAQVVMERLLQTLVDTSSPYAIIDITGVPAVDTQVAQHILKTVVAARLMGADCIISGIRPQIAQTIVALGIEFGDIATKASLADALRHVLRLNGVETTRAAARRQPRRES
- a CDS encoding STAS domain-containing protein, which translates into the protein MSLTVHTEQRGDVVVVSVAGELDMATAPQLQDQITDLLDKGRSRLVFDLSDVSFCDSTGLSVFVRAKNSCDEAGGVVRLAAPQRGVLRILEVSGLVEVLQTYPTVEQAVAGDPTPASS